A window of Lysobacterales bacterium contains these coding sequences:
- a CDS encoding DUF1302 domain-containing protein, with product MNMRTSLSTAIALALAGAATGAAALDFTSGEWSGSLDTTVSYGVSVRAENPNDNTVGKANLNPLFPLLGLTNPQQRAAPGRWSVNGDDANLKWDKGDVVSNTAKITSEFALNWRNFGAFLRGTAFYDWEYEGRNDISRYARDKVGRDAKILDAFVFWNFGESGGLNGSLRLGQQVVSWGENTFIQNGINVINPVDVSRLRVAGAELKEAFLPVNMVFASVNVTQNLAFEGMYLLEFEQTEPEPVGTFFSTNDFATLGGTYAMLNFGTVPQPVLNPDLFWDVCYGNRPSDIPALNQPVPAGPGGALIPLYRVSCQAALPRGRDRYPRDRGDWGLAMRYFAENLNSTEFGLYYMNYASRLPLISGNAVTNSNPNSGRVFVEYPDDIKMVGLSANTLLPWGVAFQGEVSHKTNVPLQIDDVEVLFAGLSPLNALIPQPGLRFRSQLGEFAPGAEIQGWERHKVWQGQFTLTKVFGPGNWLAADQVSIVIEVGGTKVRDLPDPSVLRYQGDGTDTGGGPDVTSGALRNPITQVGGFPTEFSWGYRLAMRADYSNAFGTPFLVSPRLAFNHDVNGTTPGPGGNFVEDRKSYTLGVEANYLQRWAVDLSYTRFFGAGMFNTLADRDFYSISARYSF from the coding sequence ATGAACATGCGCACTTCCCTGAGCACCGCCATCGCCCTGGCGCTGGCCGGCGCTGCCACCGGCGCCGCGGCCCTGGACTTCACCAGCGGCGAATGGTCCGGCTCGCTGGACACCACGGTCAGTTACGGCGTCTCGGTTCGCGCCGAGAACCCCAACGACAACACCGTCGGCAAGGCCAATCTCAACCCGCTGTTCCCGCTGCTCGGCCTCACCAATCCGCAGCAGCGCGCCGCGCCCGGCCGCTGGTCGGTGAACGGCGACGACGCCAACCTGAAGTGGGACAAGGGCGATGTCGTCTCCAACACCGCCAAGATCACCTCGGAATTCGCGCTCAACTGGCGCAACTTCGGCGCCTTCCTGCGCGGCACGGCGTTCTACGACTGGGAATACGAGGGCCGCAACGACATCTCCCGCTATGCGCGGGACAAGGTCGGCCGCGATGCCAAGATCCTCGACGCCTTCGTGTTCTGGAACTTCGGCGAGTCGGGCGGCCTGAACGGCTCGCTGCGCCTGGGCCAGCAGGTGGTGAGCTGGGGCGAGAACACCTTCATCCAGAACGGCATCAACGTCATCAATCCGGTCGACGTCTCGCGCCTGCGCGTCGCCGGTGCCGAGCTGAAGGAAGCCTTCCTGCCGGTCAACATGGTGTTCGCCTCGGTCAACGTGACCCAGAACCTCGCGTTCGAGGGCATGTACCTGCTCGAGTTCGAGCAGACCGAGCCGGAGCCGGTCGGCACCTTCTTCTCGACCAACGACTTCGCCACCCTGGGCGGCACCTACGCGATGCTGAACTTCGGCACGGTGCCGCAGCCGGTGCTCAACCCCGACCTGTTCTGGGACGTGTGCTACGGCAACCGGCCGAGCGACATCCCGGCGCTCAACCAGCCGGTGCCGGCCGGCCCTGGCGGCGCGCTGATTCCGCTGTACCGGGTGTCCTGCCAGGCCGCCCTGCCGCGTGGCCGCGACCGCTATCCGCGCGATCGCGGCGACTGGGGCCTGGCGATGCGCTACTTCGCCGAGAACCTCAACAGCACCGAGTTCGGCCTGTACTACATGAACTACGCCAGCCGCCTGCCGCTGATCTCGGGCAACGCGGTGACCAATTCCAACCCCAACAGCGGCCGGGTGTTCGTCGAGTATCCCGACGACATCAAGATGGTCGGCCTGAGCGCCAACACCCTGCTGCCCTGGGGCGTCGCCTTCCAGGGCGAGGTCAGCCACAAGACCAACGTGCCGCTGCAGATCGACGACGTCGAGGTGCTGTTCGCCGGCCTGTCGCCACTGAACGCGCTGATCCCGCAGCCGGGCCTGCGCTTCCGCAGCCAGCTCGGCGAGTTCGCGCCGGGCGCCGAGATCCAGGGTTGGGAGCGCCACAAGGTCTGGCAGGGCCAGTTCACCCTGACCAAGGTGTTCGGGCCGGGCAACTGGCTGGCCGCCGACCAGGTCTCCATCGTCATCGAGGTCGGCGGCACCAAGGTCCGCGACCTGCCCGACCCCAGCGTGCTGCGCTACCAGGGCGACGGCACCGACACCGGCGGCGGCCCGGACGTGACCAGCGGCGCGCTGCGCAACCCGATCACCCAGGTCGGCGGCTTCCCCACCGAGTTCTCCTGGGGCTATCGCCTGGCCATGCGCGCCGACTACAGCAATGCCTTCGGCACGCCGTTCCTGGTCTCGCCGCGCCTTGCCTTCAACCACGACGTCAACGGCACCACCCCGGGCCCGGGCGGAAACTTCGTCGAGGACCGCAAGTCCTACACCCTGGGCGTCGAGGCGAACTACCTGCAGCGCTGGGCGGTCGACCTGAGCTACACGCGCTTCTTCGGTGCCGGCATGTTCAATACCCTCGCCGATCGCGATTTCTACTCGATCTCCGCACGCTACTCGTTCTGA
- a CDS encoding DUF1329 domain-containing protein produces the protein MAIRHTLLTSALAAALVALPGIAAVPQSEADRLGRDLTPMGGEMAGNGGAIPAWEGGVRSAPSGYSFGEFHPDPFASDQIQFTITRANLADHAEQLSVGQRAMFERYETFRMNVYPTRRSAAFPERIYEMTRRNATTARLVSNGDGVADAAEGVPFPIPANGNEVIWNHKLKFKGVSSMRYNNQAPVTSGGSYNLVRLREDFYAPYFIEGRTIADINNILLYFYQSVESPPRLAGQLLLVHETLNQAESPRRAWVYNPGQRRVRLAPNVAYDNPGTASDNLRTNDMTDMFNGALDRFDWELVGKREMYVPYNSYKAHSAPIGDLIRPGHINPDMLRYELHRVWVVEARLKAGSRHINSRRTFYVDEDSWQILVIDHYDGEGNIWRYSEAPSISYYEMPLFWSTLENHHDLKNGRYLASGLDNTEGRTIDYRIQFSADQFSPQNLRQRGVR, from the coding sequence ATGGCAATCCGACACACCCTTCTGACGAGCGCGCTGGCGGCGGCCCTGGTGGCCCTGCCCGGCATCGCCGCGGTGCCGCAGTCCGAGGCCGACCGCCTGGGCCGCGACCTGACCCCGATGGGCGGCGAGATGGCCGGCAACGGCGGCGCCATCCCGGCCTGGGAGGGCGGCGTGCGCAGCGCGCCGTCCGGCTACAGCTTCGGCGAGTTCCATCCGGACCCGTTCGCCAGCGACCAGATCCAGTTCACCATCACCCGCGCCAACCTGGCCGACCATGCCGAGCAGCTCAGCGTCGGCCAGCGCGCCATGTTCGAGCGCTACGAGACGTTCCGGATGAACGTCTACCCGACCCGGCGCAGCGCGGCCTTCCCCGAGCGCATCTACGAGATGACCCGGCGCAACGCCACCACCGCCCGCCTGGTCAGCAACGGCGACGGCGTCGCCGACGCCGCCGAGGGCGTGCCGTTCCCGATCCCGGCGAACGGCAACGAGGTGATCTGGAACCACAAGCTGAAGTTCAAGGGCGTGTCGTCGATGCGCTACAACAACCAGGCGCCGGTCACCTCCGGCGGCAGCTACAACCTGGTGCGCCTGCGCGAGGATTTCTATGCGCCCTACTTCATCGAGGGCCGCACGATCGCCGACATCAACAACATCCTGCTGTACTTCTACCAGTCGGTGGAATCGCCGCCGCGACTGGCCGGCCAGCTGCTGCTGGTGCACGAGACGCTGAACCAGGCCGAGTCGCCGCGCCGCGCGTGGGTGTACAACCCGGGCCAGCGCCGCGTCCGCCTGGCGCCCAACGTCGCCTACGACAACCCCGGCACCGCCTCCGACAACCTGCGCACCAACGACATGACCGACATGTTCAACGGTGCCCTGGACCGCTTCGACTGGGAGCTGGTCGGCAAGCGCGAGATGTACGTGCCCTACAACAGCTACAAGGCGCATTCCGCGCCGATCGGCGACCTGATCCGCCCCGGCCACATCAACCCGGACATGCTGCGCTACGAGCTGCACCGGGTGTGGGTGGTGGAGGCGCGCCTGAAGGCCGGTTCCCGCCACATCAACAGCCGGCGCACCTTCTATGTCGATGAGGACAGCTGGCAGATCCTGGTCATCGACCACTACGACGGCGAGGGCAACATCTGGCGCTACTCCGAGGCGCCCTCGATCAGCTACTACGAGATGCCGCTGTTCTGGTCGACCCTGGAGAACCACCACGACCTGAAGAACGGCCGCTACCTGGCCTCGGGCCTGGACAACACCGAGGGTCGCACCATCGACTACCGGATCCAGTTCTCCGCCGACCAGTTCTCGCCGCAGAACCTGCGCCAGCGCGGCGTGCGCTGA
- a CDS encoding RND family transporter, giving the protein MKRALENLVFGARPVILVLFALVTVVMLWAASQLRVDAGFKKQIPLEHEYMQTFLDYEREFGGANRVLVALMARDGDIFNQEYMAALERLTSDVMALDESDDARVRSLFTPNVRFVEVVEDGFAGGNVIPQSFTPNLEGYVADHGEFETIRGNIVKAGIVGRLVARDFGGTMVWADLIPEDAGTGLDYQALASRLEDLRGVYEDDRHTLHIIGFAKIVGDVSDGAKSVVAFFGIAILITLLLLYVYCRSLTLSALVITCGLVAVVWQLGALRLLGFGIDPMNILTPFLVFAIAVSHGVQMISRWLNQRLDGEDPETAARGTFQRLLVPGIIALASDCIGFVTILFINIRIIQELAITASLGVALIILTNLVLLPVLLSYVRRASRALAGRREGMDGVWRGLSRSTGRGPALAVIVVALALGAGGWWIGQGMQIGDSEAGVPELRPESRYNQDAALIAERFALGIDSIYVIAEAAPDSCTASYPVMETIDRFAWHMANVEGVQQVMSLPQAATMVNAGWNEGNIRWRALPRGSDQLRVATQGFETDSGLLNSDCSAIPVMLFLTDHKATTINRVVEAVKQFRADNDAYREGFREAQAQALADGEAGVGDRINLRLATGNAGVMAATNETVQAAQWPMLMWVYAAVILLCLLTYRSLSATIAIVVPLAVVSMLSNAVMAKLGIGLKVNTLPVAALGVGIGVDYAIYLYSRMQEDLRAGVGMTEAYFRALRTTGAAVLFTAVTLSVGVGTWIFSALKFQADMGILLSFMFLANMLGAILVMPALLRWLRPRAL; this is encoded by the coding sequence ATGAAGCGCGCATTGGAAAACCTGGTGTTCGGCGCCAGGCCGGTGATCCTGGTGCTGTTCGCCCTGGTCACGGTGGTGATGCTCTGGGCGGCCAGCCAGCTGCGCGTCGACGCCGGGTTCAAGAAGCAGATCCCGCTCGAACACGAGTACATGCAGACCTTCCTGGACTACGAGCGCGAGTTCGGCGGCGCAAACCGCGTCCTGGTCGCGCTGATGGCCCGGGACGGCGACATCTTCAATCAGGAGTACATGGCGGCCCTGGAGCGGCTCACCTCCGACGTGATGGCGCTCGACGAGTCCGACGACGCCCGCGTGCGCTCGCTGTTCACGCCCAACGTGCGCTTCGTCGAGGTGGTCGAGGACGGCTTCGCCGGCGGCAATGTCATCCCGCAGTCGTTCACGCCCAACCTGGAGGGTTACGTCGCCGACCATGGCGAGTTCGAGACCATCCGCGGCAACATCGTCAAGGCCGGCATCGTCGGCCGCCTGGTGGCGCGCGACTTCGGCGGCACCATGGTCTGGGCCGACCTGATCCCCGAAGACGCCGGCACCGGCCTGGACTACCAGGCGCTGGCCTCGCGCCTGGAGGACCTGCGCGGCGTCTACGAGGACGACCGCCATACCCTGCACATCATCGGCTTCGCCAAGATCGTCGGCGACGTCAGCGACGGCGCCAAGTCGGTGGTCGCCTTCTTCGGCATCGCGATCCTGATCACCCTGCTCTTGCTTTACGTCTATTGCCGTTCGCTGACCCTGTCGGCGCTGGTCATCACCTGCGGCCTGGTCGCGGTCGTCTGGCAGCTCGGCGCCCTGCGCCTGCTCGGCTTCGGCATCGACCCGATGAACATCCTGACGCCGTTCCTGGTGTTCGCGATCGCGGTCAGCCATGGCGTGCAGATGATCAGCCGCTGGCTCAACCAGCGCCTGGACGGCGAGGATCCGGAGACCGCCGCGCGCGGCACCTTCCAACGCCTGCTGGTGCCGGGGATCATCGCCCTGGCTTCGGACTGCATCGGCTTCGTCACCATCTTGTTCATCAACATCCGGATCATCCAGGAGCTGGCGATCACCGCCAGCCTGGGCGTCGCCCTGATCATCCTGACCAACCTGGTGCTGCTGCCGGTGCTGCTGTCCTACGTGCGCCGCGCCAGCCGCGCGCTGGCCGGCCGTCGCGAGGGCATGGACGGCGTCTGGCGCGGCCTGTCGCGCAGCACCGGCCGCGGTCCGGCGCTGGCGGTGATCGTCGTCGCCCTGGCGCTCGGTGCCGGCGGCTGGTGGATCGGCCAGGGCATGCAGATCGGGGATTCCGAGGCTGGCGTGCCCGAGCTGCGCCCGGAGTCCCGCTACAACCAGGACGCCGCGCTGATCGCCGAGCGCTTCGCCCTGGGCATCGACTCGATCTACGTGATCGCCGAGGCCGCGCCGGACTCCTGCACGGCCAGCTACCCGGTGATGGAGACCATCGACCGCTTCGCCTGGCACATGGCCAACGTCGAAGGCGTGCAGCAAGTGATGTCGTTGCCGCAGGCGGCGACCATGGTCAATGCCGGCTGGAACGAGGGCAACATCCGCTGGCGCGCGCTGCCGCGCGGCAGCGACCAGCTGCGCGTCGCCACCCAGGGCTTCGAGACCGACTCCGGTCTGCTCAACAGCGACTGCAGCGCGATCCCGGTGATGCTGTTCCTCACCGACCACAAGGCGACCACCATCAACCGCGTGGTCGAGGCAGTGAAGCAGTTCCGCGCCGACAACGACGCCTACCGCGAGGGCTTCCGCGAGGCCCAGGCGCAGGCCCTGGCCGACGGCGAAGCGGGCGTGGGCGACCGCATCAACCTGCGCCTGGCGACCGGCAACGCCGGCGTCATGGCGGCCACCAACGAGACCGTGCAGGCGGCGCAATGGCCGATGTTGATGTGGGTCTACGCGGCGGTGATCCTGCTGTGCCTGCTCACCTATCGCTCGCTGTCGGCGACCATCGCCATCGTCGTGCCGCTGGCCGTGGTGTCGATGCTGTCGAACGCGGTGATGGCCAAGCTCGGCATCGGCCTGAAGGTCAACACCCTGCCGGTGGCGGCGCTGGGCGTCGGTATCGGCGTCGACTACGCGATCTACCTGTACTCGCGCATGCAGGAGGACCTGCGTGCCGGTGTCGGCATGACCGAGGCCTACTTCCGCGCCCTGCGCACCACCGGCGCTGCCGTGCTGTTCACCGCGGTGACCCTGTCGGTGGGCGTCGGCACCTGGATCTTCTCGGCGCTCAAGTTCCAGGCCGACATGGGCATCCTGCTCAGCTTCATGTTCCTGGCCAACATGCTGGGCGCGATCCTGGTGATGCCGGCCCTGCTGCGCTGGCTGCGGCCGCGCGCGCTCTGA
- a CDS encoding HAMP domain-containing protein: MSMYAKLALSMVAAGTLALLALALALDWRLGRGFIAYINDADAERLVPLAAAAAEVHRRDGGWAGLRAQPERVAWRALHARVRALEDDSSTQALPTPPAHAARAPRQRPPAPRHGREPPPPWTPFWARVAIHDSEGQPVLGRHALAATHRRLPVEVDGVQVGWVGLVELRHASGRLGQAFLADQRRGLVVAALVMLVALALAAMALARVWTGPVRRIGSVARRLADGDLGARVGPAGRDEIGALARDVDQLGQSLAAADAARRRWMADTAHELRTPLAVLKGELEALLDGVRPLDRDAVASLHAEATHLGALINELRELALADLGALDYRMADLAFDALVDECLSANAGRLAQHGLTVGWTRPARPVQVHGDARRLRQLVENLLENSLRYTDRGGRIAVTLTAGPDGLHLDWQDSAPGVPPAMLGQLFEPFVRGDPARARDEAGAGRGSGLGLAIVRRIVQAHGGTIAASPSALGGLALRIDLPITGEAA, from the coding sequence ATGAGCATGTACGCCAAACTGGCCCTGTCGATGGTGGCCGCCGGCACCCTCGCCCTGCTGGCGCTCGCACTGGCGTTGGACTGGCGCCTGGGCCGCGGCTTCATCGCCTACATCAACGACGCCGATGCCGAGCGCCTGGTGCCGCTGGCCGCCGCCGCCGCCGAGGTGCATCGCCGCGACGGCGGCTGGGCGGGCTTGCGTGCGCAGCCCGAGCGCGTCGCCTGGCGCGCCCTGCACGCGCGCGTCCGTGCACTCGAGGACGACTCCTCGACGCAGGCATTGCCAACGCCACCGGCCCATGCCGCACGGGCGCCCCGGCAGCGGCCGCCTGCGCCACGTCACGGTCGGGAGCCACCGCCACCCTGGACGCCGTTCTGGGCGCGGGTCGCGATCCACGACAGCGAGGGCCAGCCGGTGCTGGGTCGCCACGCGCTCGCCGCCACCCATCGCCGCCTGCCGGTCGAGGTCGACGGCGTCCAGGTCGGCTGGGTCGGCCTGGTCGAACTGCGTCATGCCAGCGGCCGCCTGGGCCAGGCCTTCCTGGCCGACCAGCGTCGCGGCCTGGTGGTTGCCGCACTGGTGATGCTGGTCGCGCTGGCGCTGGCGGCGATGGCCCTGGCGCGGGTCTGGACCGGGCCCGTGCGTCGCATCGGCAGCGTTGCCCGGCGTCTCGCCGATGGCGATCTCGGGGCACGGGTCGGGCCGGCCGGCCGCGACGAGATCGGCGCCCTGGCGCGCGACGTCGACCAGCTCGGCCAGTCGCTGGCGGCGGCCGATGCGGCACGCCGCCGCTGGATGGCCGATACCGCGCACGAACTGCGCACGCCGCTGGCGGTGCTCAAGGGCGAACTCGAGGCCCTGCTCGACGGCGTGCGGCCGCTTGACCGCGACGCGGTCGCCTCCCTGCACGCCGAGGCCACCCACCTGGGCGCCCTCATCAACGAGCTGCGCGAGCTGGCCCTGGCCGACCTCGGCGCGCTCGACTACCGGATGGCCGACCTGGCCTTCGACGCGCTGGTGGACGAGTGCCTGTCGGCCAACGCCGGCCGACTGGCGCAGCACGGACTGACAGTGGGCTGGACGCGCCCCGCGCGGCCCGTGCAGGTGCACGGCGATGCCCGACGCCTGCGGCAGCTGGTCGAGAACCTGCTGGAGAACAGCCTGCGCTACACCGATCGTGGCGGCCGCATCGCCGTGACCCTGACGGCAGGGCCGGACGGCCTGCACCTGGACTGGCAGGACAGCGCCCCGGGCGTGCCCCCTGCGATGCTCGGACAGCTGTTCGAGCCGTTCGTGCGCGGCGACCCGGCGCGCGCCCGCGACGAGGCCGGCGCCGGTCGCGGCTCCGGCCTGGGCCTGGCCATCGTGCGCCGCATCGTGCAGGCGCACGGCGGCACGATCGCCGCGTCGCCCTCGGCACTGGGCGGCCTGGCCCTGCGCATCGACCTGCCGATCACGGGAGAGGCGGCATGA
- a CDS encoding response regulator: MSTTQETATILVVEDEPKLARLLADYLRAAAFEPVIVERGDQALAAVAEHRPALMLLDLNLPGMDGIEVCRALRRQSDLPVVMVTARVEEIDRLLGLELGADDYICKPFSPREVIARVKAVLRRLDARRGGPGQEAVVEIDAESRRVVVGGRPVTLTAVEFGLLSALAERPGRVFSRAELLDRIYDDWRDVSDRAVDSHVKNLRRKLDDALPGRTLIHSVYGVGYRYEPEPAAG; this comes from the coding sequence ATGAGCACGACGCAAGAGACCGCCACCATCCTGGTCGTCGAGGACGAACCCAAGCTCGCCCGCCTGCTGGCCGACTACCTGCGCGCCGCCGCCTTCGAGCCGGTCATCGTCGAGCGCGGCGACCAGGCGCTGGCCGCCGTCGCCGAACACCGGCCGGCCCTGATGCTGCTGGACCTCAACCTGCCCGGCATGGACGGCATCGAGGTCTGCCGCGCACTGCGCCGCCAGTCCGACCTGCCGGTGGTGATGGTCACGGCGCGGGTCGAGGAGATCGACCGCCTGCTGGGCCTGGAGCTGGGCGCCGACGATTACATCTGCAAGCCGTTCAGCCCGCGCGAGGTGATCGCCCGCGTCAAGGCGGTGTTGCGTCGTCTCGACGCCCGCCGCGGCGGCCCGGGCCAGGAGGCGGTGGTCGAGATCGACGCCGAATCGCGCCGGGTGGTGGTCGGCGGTCGGCCGGTGACGCTGACCGCGGTCGAGTTCGGCCTGCTCAGTGCCCTGGCCGAACGGCCCGGCCGGGTGTTCAGCCGCGCCGAACTGCTCGACCGCATCTACGACGACTGGCGCGATGTCTCCGACCGCGCCGTCGACTCCCACGTCAAGAACCTGCGCCGCAAGCTCGACGACGCCCTGCCGGGCCGCACGCTGATCCACAGCGTCTACGGGGTCGGCTACCGCTACGAGCCGGAGCCGGCGGCCGGCTGA
- the mnmG gene encoding tRNA uridine-5-carboxymethylaminomethyl(34) synthesis enzyme MnmG yields the protein MDLSQPFDVIVVGGGHAGTEAALAAARAGARTLLLTHSLDTIGAMSCNPAIGGIGKGHLVREIDALGGVMARAADAAGIQWRRLNASKGPAVRATRCQADRALYRAFIQRTVAAQPGLALFQQGVDDLLLEAGRIAGVRTATGLDIHARTVVLTTGTFLAGRIHVGEASQAGGRAGEPPATTLAARLRELALPAGRLKTGTPPRIDARSIDFSRLAEQPGDDPRPVFSFLGSTADHPRQVSCWITHTHAASHEIIRAALHRSPMYSGAIEGSGPRYCPSIEDKVVRFAERDSHQVFLEPEGLDSSEVYPNGISTSLPFDVQLALVRSLPGCEAAHLTRPGYAIEYDYFDPRALHASLETRAIAGLYFAGQINGTTGYEEAAAQGLLAGVNAARAAHGQTPWTPRRDQAYLGVLVDDLTGNGTLEPYRMFTSRAEYRLHLREDNADLRLTEAGRELGLVDDARWTAFARKRDAIDAEHARLGALWAAPGNALAAAVERDLGIAVSRETSMLDLLRRPELDYTSLLAVRDLQPGADDPQVAEQVQVRAKYAGYLERQQLEVERARRHEATAIPPAFDYAVVAGLGAEERQKLEAARPDTLGQAGRIAGVTPAAISLLLVHLRRQGGSRAA from the coding sequence ATGGACCTGTCCCAACCCTTCGACGTGATCGTCGTCGGCGGCGGCCACGCCGGCACCGAGGCGGCGCTGGCGGCGGCCCGCGCCGGCGCCCGCACCCTGCTGCTCACCCACAGCCTCGACACCATCGGGGCGATGAGCTGCAACCCGGCGATCGGCGGCATCGGCAAGGGCCACCTGGTGCGCGAGATCGACGCCCTCGGCGGGGTGATGGCGCGCGCCGCCGATGCCGCCGGCATCCAGTGGCGGCGCCTGAACGCCTCCAAGGGCCCGGCGGTGCGCGCCACCCGCTGCCAGGCCGACCGCGCCCTGTACCGCGCCTTCATCCAGCGCACCGTCGCCGCACAGCCGGGCCTGGCCTTGTTCCAGCAGGGCGTCGACGACCTGCTGCTGGAGGCCGGCCGCATCGCCGGCGTGCGCACCGCCACCGGCCTGGACATCCACGCGCGCACGGTGGTGCTGACCACCGGCACCTTCCTGGCCGGCCGCATCCATGTTGGCGAAGCCAGCCAGGCCGGCGGCCGCGCCGGCGAGCCGCCGGCCACCACCCTGGCCGCGCGCCTGCGCGAGCTGGCCCTGCCGGCAGGGCGCCTGAAGACCGGCACGCCGCCGCGCATCGACGCCCGCAGCATCGACTTCTCGCGGCTGGCCGAGCAGCCCGGCGACGACCCGCGCCCGGTGTTCTCCTTCCTGGGCAGCACCGCCGACCATCCGCGCCAGGTGAGCTGCTGGATCACCCACACCCACGCCGCCAGCCACGAGATCATCCGCGCCGCCCTGCACCGCTCGCCGATGTACAGCGGCGCCATCGAGGGCAGCGGCCCGCGCTACTGCCCGTCGATCGAGGACAAGGTGGTGCGCTTCGCCGAGCGCGACAGCCACCAGGTGTTCCTGGAGCCTGAAGGCCTGGACAGCAGCGAGGTCTATCCCAACGGCATCTCCACCTCGCTGCCGTTCGACGTGCAGCTGGCCCTGGTGCGCTCGCTGCCCGGCTGCGAGGCCGCCCACCTGACCCGGCCCGGCTACGCCATCGAGTACGACTACTTCGACCCGCGCGCCCTGCACGCCTCGCTGGAGACGCGCGCCATCGCCGGTCTGTACTTCGCCGGCCAGATCAACGGCACCACCGGCTACGAGGAGGCCGCCGCGCAAGGCCTGCTGGCCGGCGTCAACGCCGCGCGCGCCGCGCACGGGCAGACGCCGTGGACGCCGCGCCGCGACCAGGCCTATCTGGGCGTGCTGGTCGACGACCTCACCGGCAACGGCACCCTGGAGCCCTACCGCATGTTCACCTCGCGCGCCGAGTACCGGCTGCACCTGCGCGAGGACAACGCCGACCTGCGCCTGACCGAAGCCGGCCGCGAACTGGGCCTGGTCGACGACGCGCGCTGGACCGCGTTCGCCCGCAAGCGCGACGCCATCGACGCCGAACACGCCCGCCTGGGCGCGCTGTGGGCGGCGCCCGGCAACGCCCTGGCCGCCGCCGTCGAGCGCGACCTGGGCATCGCGGTCAGCCGCGAGACCTCGATGCTCGACCTGCTGCGCCGCCCGGAACTCGACTACACCAGCCTGCTGGCCGTGCGCGACCTGCAGCCTGGCGCCGACGACCCACAGGTCGCCGAGCAGGTGCAGGTGCGCGCCAAGTACGCCGGCTACCTGGAGCGCCAGCAGCTCGAGGTCGAGCGCGCGCGCCGCCACGAGGCCACCGCCATCCCGCCCGCCTTCGACTACGCCGTCGTCGCCGGCCTCGGCGCCGAGGAGCGCCAGAAGCTGGAAGCCGCCCGCCCCGACACCCTCGGCCAGGCCGGCCGCATCGCCGGCGTCACCCCCGCGGCGATCTCGCTGCTGCTGGTGCACCTGCGGCGGCAGGGCGGCAGCCGGGCGGCATGA